The following coding sequences lie in one Silvanigrella aquatica genomic window:
- a CDS encoding MazG-like family protein → MTLRLKEPSPQGLNTIQSDFDKYQNSAFVERPAHFFSLELCGECGELANLEKKIWRDPSKNIAHEMLADEAADVFIALMNYCNARHIKLEEAVANKLKRIEDKRLNGLMGKVKE, encoded by the coding sequence ATGACATTAAGACTCAAAGAACCTTCACCACAAGGACTCAACACAATTCAGTCCGATTTTGACAAATACCAAAATAGTGCTTTTGTCGAACGCCCTGCTCATTTTTTTTCCCTAGAACTTTGCGGTGAGTGTGGTGAGCTTGCCAATCTTGAAAAGAAAATATGGCGTGATCCTTCAAAAAATATTGCTCATGAAATGTTGGCAGACGAAGCTGCTGATGTTTTTATCGCTCTCATGAATTATTGCAATGCACGCCATATAAAGCTCGAAGAAGCCGTTGCTAATAAGCTTAAACGCATTGAAGACAAGCGCTTAAATGGACTCATGGGGAAAGTAAAAGAATAA
- a CDS encoding Fur family transcriptional regulator, with translation MTTSRRSGENLPKRAHLHKIFDEYLSQLGLRQTRQRKIILDAVLSSGRHVDAETIFNEVKKIDASIGLATIYRTLKMMTDSQILVERHFGGDRASFEFADLGNEHHDHLICNQCGEIVEFFDEGLERYQDLVAKNLGFNLKNHKMELFADCLASENCNRKNLK, from the coding sequence ATGACGACTTCTCGAAGATCTGGGGAAAATCTCCCTAAAAGAGCGCATTTACATAAAATTTTTGATGAGTATTTAAGTCAGCTTGGGCTTAGGCAAACTCGTCAAAGAAAAATCATTCTCGATGCCGTTCTTTCTTCAGGACGACATGTTGATGCAGAAACAATTTTTAATGAAGTTAAGAAGATAGATGCTTCTATCGGCCTTGCAACAATATATAGAACTCTAAAAATGATGACGGATTCTCAAATCTTAGTTGAAAGGCATTTTGGCGGCGATCGCGCTAGCTTTGAGTTTGCCGATTTAGGGAATGAGCACCACGATCATCTTATTTGTAATCAATGTGGTGAAATAGTTGAATTTTTTGATGAAGGTCTGGAGCGCTACCAGGATCTTGTTGCTAAAAATTTAGGTTTTAATCTCAAAAATCACAAAATGGAGCTTTTTGCTGATTGCTTGGCATCGGAAAATTGCAATCGTAAAAATTTGAAATAG
- a CDS encoding spermidine synthase — protein MEKTMPIEKASSNIWLTEYLSEGEIYQYLISKILLQEQSDYQNICIVELENKSKALILNNVLQSSTADSHMYYEPFIHVPFIHNQNPENILILGAGDGSSAREALKWKCVKKIKIVEIDKAVITSCMAHIPEMSKGCFKNSKVKIDYLDARIFIKQDEQKYDVIIYDLNLKTLEKSNLLGRIDKEFLLDCQSLLKKNGYMCLEIGEVPYQRNELFLSKLNVFKSVFRSLKIFSSWVPSRCKNISFVLLSKDKIIETIPIYDVNLLLEKQLLDEPSFLNARTYIGLMNPAIFIQDYEK, from the coding sequence ATGGAAAAGACAATGCCTATTGAAAAAGCAAGTTCAAATATTTGGTTAACTGAGTATTTATCTGAAGGAGAAATATATCAGTATCTTATTTCAAAAATTCTCCTGCAGGAGCAAAGTGATTATCAGAATATTTGTATTGTGGAGCTTGAAAATAAAAGTAAAGCTTTAATATTAAACAATGTATTGCAATCTTCTACTGCAGATTCACATATGTATTATGAGCCTTTTATTCATGTTCCCTTTATTCATAATCAAAATCCTGAAAATATTTTAATTTTAGGAGCTGGTGATGGTTCTAGTGCAAGAGAAGCATTAAAATGGAAGTGCGTAAAAAAAATTAAAATCGTTGAAATTGATAAAGCTGTAATAACTTCTTGTATGGCTCATATTCCTGAAATGAGTAAAGGTTGTTTTAAAAATAGTAAAGTAAAAATAGATTATTTAGATGCCAGAATCTTTATTAAACAAGATGAACAAAAATATGATGTTATTATATATGATTTGAATTTAAAAACTTTAGAAAAAAGTAATTTATTGGGTCGTATTGACAAAGAGTTTTTACTAGATTGTCAGTCCTTACTTAAGAAAAATGGGTATATGTGTTTAGAAATTGGTGAAGTACCTTATCAAAGAAATGAATTATTTTTAAGTAAATTAAATGTATTTAAATCTGTTTTTAGATCGTTAAAAATATTTAGTTCCTGGGTTCCATCTAGGTGTAAAAATATTTCCTTTGTTCTGTTAAGTAAAGATAAAATAATTGAAACAATACCAATTTATGATGTTAATTTATTATTAGAGAAACAGTTGCTTGATGAACCGTCTTTTTTAAATGCAAGAACTTATATTGGTCTGATGAATCCTGCCATTTTTATACAAGATTATGAAAAATGA
- a CDS encoding carboxy terminal-processing peptidase — protein MRFLLATVYVTVSFCCLSGKAFAPAPAYGQILKNARTIAPLLNCQEAKSRIDSMLDLHYYFTEFNEELSKRTTKKVFENLDPGKLYFIKSDISYYENEEKNLGKKIAQNNCSFLFEINRLFLKRIHERIEKAKIILTRPLEFSKQDIYSTAKLDWSLTTDEANDRIRKKIKLQYLSTKENNESEEKVRDRLYKNYVRIEKNLQELNNDKLYSIFLNSFAVAMDPHSAHMLPSEHDSFMIHISNKLEGIGAQLQEKDGYIYIRSLVQGGVAQKDGRLKPNDKIIAVDSGNGEGLQDLNDTDVGHAVNLIRGHKGSTLKLVVSRKSEKGNEKITVNLVRDEIDLKEDQVKKDIYQTSYGKIGIIKIPTFYTDLKCKIKIFSQCKGVSFDVERNLKKLVQDGISGLVIDLRNNGGGDFPESIKLTGLFIPNGTAVQTMDKNQQIKRQNIDESTWIYKGPLVVIINKYSASASEIFSGAIQDYARGIIVGDKSTYGKGTVQIVQEIPGTRGRRTDGALKVTQSKFYRPSGTSNQKLGVSSDIHIPSILDAFDIGEEQLDYSLATDTISPARSYKPLQDLNVLLNKLKTFSKDRILKNNNFQELIAKIKKIKSEKNKAFPLTFNYAKIIEEQENPRYLNEIDNENSESKSIINQNDIQLMEAINITSDSIKLSGNQKFWVGLSASQ, from the coding sequence ATGCGCTTCTTGCTTGCTACCGTGTACGTCACAGTGAGCTTTTGTTGCCTCAGTGGAAAAGCCTTTGCTCCGGCTCCAGCTTACGGACAGATTTTAAAGAATGCAAGAACAATTGCACCTCTGTTAAATTGCCAAGAAGCAAAATCGCGCATAGATTCCATGCTGGATTTACATTATTATTTTACAGAATTCAATGAAGAGCTTTCAAAAAGAACCACAAAAAAAGTTTTTGAAAATTTAGATCCTGGTAAATTATATTTCATTAAATCAGATATTTCCTATTATGAAAATGAAGAAAAAAATCTTGGAAAAAAGATTGCTCAAAATAATTGCTCCTTTTTATTTGAAATCAATCGCTTATTTTTAAAACGAATTCATGAACGCATTGAAAAAGCAAAAATTATATTAACAAGACCGCTAGAGTTTTCAAAACAAGATATTTATTCAACAGCAAAACTTGATTGGAGTTTAACTACGGATGAAGCTAATGATAGAATTCGAAAAAAAATAAAGCTTCAATATTTAAGTACAAAAGAAAATAATGAGTCGGAAGAAAAAGTACGCGATAGACTCTATAAAAACTATGTTAGAATTGAAAAAAATCTTCAAGAATTAAACAATGATAAATTATATTCGATTTTTTTAAATAGTTTTGCTGTTGCTATGGATCCTCATTCGGCACATATGTTACCTTCTGAGCATGATTCTTTTATGATCCATATAAGCAACAAACTTGAAGGTATCGGAGCGCAACTCCAAGAAAAAGATGGTTATATTTATATTCGTTCCCTTGTTCAAGGAGGGGTTGCGCAAAAAGATGGGCGATTGAAGCCTAACGATAAAATAATTGCAGTGGACTCAGGTAATGGAGAAGGACTGCAAGATTTAAACGATACCGATGTAGGACATGCCGTGAATCTTATCAGAGGTCACAAAGGCAGTACTTTAAAACTTGTTGTTTCTAGAAAATCTGAAAAGGGAAACGAAAAAATAACTGTGAATTTAGTAAGAGATGAAATAGATTTAAAAGAAGACCAAGTAAAAAAAGATATTTATCAAACAAGCTATGGAAAAATTGGGATCATTAAAATTCCAACATTCTATACGGATTTAAAATGCAAAATAAAAATATTTTCGCAATGTAAGGGTGTTTCATTTGATGTGGAAAGAAATTTAAAGAAATTAGTGCAGGATGGAATTAGTGGACTTGTCATTGATTTAAGAAATAACGGTGGCGGAGATTTTCCTGAAAGTATAAAATTAACAGGCCTATTTATTCCCAATGGCACTGCTGTCCAAACCATGGATAAAAATCAACAAATTAAAAGACAAAATATCGATGAATCCACTTGGATTTACAAAGGTCCTTTAGTTGTCATCATAAATAAATACAGTGCTTCCGCATCTGAAATTTTTTCGGGAGCCATTCAAGATTATGCTCGAGGAATTATTGTCGGCGATAAAAGCACTTATGGGAAAGGAACTGTTCAAATAGTCCAAGAAATACCAGGAACAAGAGGCAGAAGAACCGACGGTGCTTTAAAAGTAACACAAAGTAAATTTTATCGCCCCAGTGGTACGAGCAATCAAAAATTGGGAGTGAGTTCAGACATACATATTCCAAGTATACTTGATGCCTTTGACATTGGCGAAGAACAGCTTGATTATTCCTTAGCAACAGATACTATTTCACCGGCAAGATCATATAAACCTCTTCAAGATCTTAACGTATTACTAAATAAATTAAAAACTTTCAGTAAAGATCGCATTTTAAAAAACAATAATTTTCAAGAACTTATAGCCAAAATTAAAAAAATAAAAAGCGAGAAAAACAAAGCATTTCCCTTAACATTTAATTATGCTAAAATCATTGAAGAACAGGAAAACCCTCGTTACTTAAATGAAATTGACAATGAAAATTCAGAATCGAAATCAATTATAAATCAAAATGATATTCAATTGATGGAAGCAATTAATATCACTTCTGACTCCATAAAATTATCAGGAAATCAAAAATTCTGGGTAGGACTGAGCGCATCTCAGTAA
- a CDS encoding ABC-F family ATP-binding cassette domain-containing protein, producing MSSAPYLNSHNLSTSYGSTKLFENLSFTIHPGERWGIVGPNGAGKSTLFRLIEGTQTPDSGAISIRNGLRISILSQKYKFNPEKTVETILRESLPLEYDTDYQRKVIEDEINTHSLLVEKNHDLALDEKWNERLNALQDKLLSISGAGTENIIQSALKAGNLTQIYQNKFENLSGGQQKRVQIITALLQNPQLILLDEPTNHLDVQTVDWLEELLLEVVEQGTSLFGFKNKNESTEPIAFAIISHDRALLDTLVNKILEIEAGESKQYEGNYESYSQAKLEAQIVEEKTKAKMSNLMRRELAWLRTGAKARTTKQKSRIDRAHALDKTLSTKIQKDSLAKNAEISFNALMNDEQRNADDSIIPVLRNLGEQELVNLKNVSILHPSEHKSHKNHFIFQNLNLIIKPKMRIALLGPNGCGKSTLMNMISERTQPNSGEVVYHDLVQVSHFDQQRQSLNPNDTVRTTIAPEGEYVHFGGKYLHIMSYLDRFLFYKFDANRMVSELSGGEQARLLLAKLMLEQGNLLILDEPTNDLDIPTLQVLERNLIDFQGGIIFTSHDRYFVQRVATGLLTYIGEQQKGESKVTQWLMLPDLDQALNEMDKFKEQVELKKDFVKNTNVESNQNPVTKKKKLSFKEQKEIENLEARISILESEISELNINIEHFYASSKNYNDIQKLNNELNAKQKELELSYEKWENLSMNS from the coding sequence ATGTCAAGTGCCCCCTATTTAAATAGCCATAATCTTTCGACAAGTTATGGTTCAACAAAACTCTTTGAAAACCTTTCTTTCACCATTCACCCGGGAGAAAGATGGGGCATTGTGGGACCCAATGGCGCAGGCAAATCAACTCTTTTTCGCTTGATAGAAGGAACACAGACTCCAGATTCAGGTGCTATTTCTATTAGAAATGGTTTACGTATAAGCATTCTTTCGCAAAAATATAAATTTAATCCCGAAAAAACCGTGGAAACCATTTTAAGAGAATCTTTGCCCCTGGAATACGATACAGACTATCAAAGAAAAGTAATTGAAGATGAAATTAACACTCATTCCCTCTTAGTAGAAAAAAATCACGATCTCGCACTTGATGAAAAATGGAATGAAAGACTCAATGCTCTTCAGGACAAATTGCTCTCTATTTCAGGAGCGGGAACAGAAAATATTATTCAAAGCGCTTTGAAAGCAGGAAACTTAACACAAATTTATCAAAATAAATTCGAAAATCTTTCTGGTGGACAACAAAAAAGAGTGCAAATTATTACCGCTCTTTTACAAAATCCACAACTCATACTACTGGATGAACCGACAAATCATTTGGACGTTCAAACTGTAGATTGGCTTGAAGAACTTCTTCTCGAAGTGGTGGAACAAGGCACAAGCTTATTTGGCTTTAAAAATAAAAATGAATCCACGGAACCCATTGCTTTTGCCATTATTTCTCACGATCGTGCCTTACTCGACACCTTAGTCAATAAAATTCTTGAAATTGAAGCGGGCGAATCCAAACAATATGAAGGAAATTATGAGTCTTATAGCCAAGCAAAATTAGAGGCACAAATCGTAGAAGAAAAAACCAAAGCAAAAATGTCCAATTTAATGCGCCGTGAATTAGCCTGGTTGCGCACAGGAGCAAAGGCTCGTACAACGAAACAAAAATCTCGAATTGATAGAGCTCATGCACTCGATAAAACACTTTCTACAAAAATTCAAAAAGACTCCCTAGCGAAAAATGCTGAAATTTCATTTAACGCACTTATGAATGACGAACAACGCAATGCTGATGACTCTATTATCCCTGTATTAAGAAATTTAGGCGAACAAGAACTTGTTAACTTAAAAAATGTCTCTATTTTACATCCATCAGAACATAAATCCCATAAAAATCATTTTATTTTTCAAAACCTAAATCTCATTATTAAACCTAAAATGAGGATTGCTTTATTAGGACCCAATGGATGTGGAAAGTCCACACTAATGAATATGATTTCAGAAAGAACACAACCAAATTCTGGTGAAGTTGTTTATCATGATTTAGTTCAAGTTTCCCATTTTGATCAACAAAGACAATCTTTAAATCCCAATGATACCGTAAGAACCACCATTGCTCCTGAAGGAGAATATGTTCATTTTGGTGGGAAATACTTACATATTATGAGTTATTTAGATAGATTTTTATTTTATAAGTTCGATGCCAACCGCATGGTATCAGAATTGTCCGGAGGAGAACAAGCACGTTTACTTCTTGCAAAACTTATGTTGGAACAAGGTAACTTACTTATTTTAGATGAACCTACTAATGATTTAGATATTCCGACATTACAAGTTTTGGAAAGAAATTTAATTGATTTTCAAGGTGGGATTATTTTTACAAGCCATGACCGTTACTTTGTCCAACGAGTAGCAACAGGATTGCTGACTTATATTGGAGAACAACAAAAAGGAGAAAGTAAAGTAACACAATGGCTTATGCTACCTGACCTCGATCAAGCTTTAAATGAAATGGATAAATTTAAAGAACAAGTAGAATTAAAAAAAGATTTTGTAAAAAATACGAATGTAGAATCCAATCAAAATCCAGTGACAAAGAAAAAGAAATTAAGTTTCAAAGAGCAAAAAGAAATTGAAAATTTAGAAGCAAGAATTTCTATATTAGAAAGTGAAATTTCTGAATTAAATATTAATATCGAGCATTTTTATGCTTCTAGTAAAAATTATAATGACATTCAGAAACTAAATAATGAATTAAATGCAAAACAAAAAGAATTAGAATTAAGTTATGAAAAATGGGAAAATCTTTCCATGAATTCCTAA
- a CDS encoding diacylglycerol/lipid kinase family protein translates to MEHNIFFIVNPNSRSGKSKKIWESRILPEVKYLFPQAQWAYTKGSGDASLMAFEAKKLGFDTVVAVGGDGTINEVVNGLLDNCLIQNQQLSNELKNKFVSLNNESIEGTALACLPLGTGCDFIKTLQIPNHFRNALNVIQSGQKILCDVGRIEFENVNKMEQNPLFRYFINVAGCGASGEAIQRINKSKKIFGRRGAFLISAVQTLLKNRSFPIKISYDNEEFTSLNLRVLFVCNGQFCGGGMHIATNASLQNGKFSVIQVKKMNNIRTILLLKRLYSGDFSGLEKDILVREAQSIRILDDSPLKIPAESDGENPGYLPASFTILPKTLSVYAQGYV, encoded by the coding sequence ATGGAACATAATATTTTCTTCATTGTGAATCCAAATTCAAGATCTGGTAAATCAAAGAAAATATGGGAATCTAGAATTCTTCCTGAAGTAAAATATTTATTTCCCCAGGCACAATGGGCTTACACAAAAGGCAGTGGTGATGCTTCTTTAATGGCATTTGAAGCAAAAAAACTAGGTTTTGATACCGTTGTTGCTGTAGGAGGAGATGGAACTATTAATGAAGTTGTCAATGGTTTATTAGACAATTGTCTAATTCAAAATCAACAATTATCTAATGAATTAAAAAATAAATTTGTTTCTTTAAATAATGAATCTATAGAGGGAACTGCTCTCGCATGTCTTCCTTTAGGAACGGGCTGCGATTTTATTAAAACTTTGCAAATTCCAAATCATTTTAGAAATGCTCTAAATGTAATACAGTCTGGGCAAAAAATTCTATGTGACGTGGGTCGCATTGAATTTGAGAATGTAAATAAAATGGAACAAAACCCATTATTTCGTTACTTTATTAATGTGGCAGGATGTGGCGCTAGTGGAGAAGCAATTCAAAGAATTAATAAATCAAAAAAAATATTTGGGCGCAGGGGAGCTTTTTTAATTTCTGCTGTGCAAACTCTTCTCAAAAATCGCAGTTTTCCCATTAAAATTTCCTATGATAATGAAGAATTTACTTCTTTAAATTTAAGAGTTTTATTTGTTTGCAATGGTCAATTTTGTGGTGGTGGCATGCATATTGCAACAAATGCGTCATTACAAAATGGAAAATTTAGTGTTATTCAAGTTAAAAAAATGAATAATATAAGGACAATATTATTATTAAAACGCCTGTATTCAGGGGATTTTTCCGGTCTCGAAAAAGACATTTTAGTTCGCGAAGCACAAAGTATTCGTATTTTGGACGATTCTCCTCTGAAAATTCCTGCTGAAAGTGATGGAGAAAACCCAGGATACTTACCTGCTTCGTTTACCATATTGCCAAAAACTCTAAGTGTGTATGCACAAGGCTATGTTTAG
- a CDS encoding pyruvate kinase has protein sequence MFKKSKAKLIWTVTNNGCDKIGVENIAATITQNRLDAVRMSYSSNALQNIIKLRLEISKQLASEDVPHSEGYVPFLLSFIGRRCLLSVPKGQLEVADGSEIDVSFLVDFNFCASLRPETPTTKNVEIMVSSEDQLNHLKVGSLISVSYGAVELKIMNLPQTLKSGMVVRCLVENGGLLLSGVDVHSPDMSRDLFPLLPEDEKTLRSGFSSLADYVIVDGIKSEQELLKIKSGILGENAPFSERHPSIPINKKIHEVEAELPPRFLLKVDSKRSLDLLATVIKHVDGVFLSRSELGIDEHPHNLPIIQKELIARCNRLSKTVIVASELMHSMNMNANPTRAEVSDMANAAADGADALLLSHEVTEGPNAPLVAQVTLETLLSSEAWFDKKWHPFEMDQIPSDDDAVTYGAIRIAQQANVRAIVCFTEGGYTAMKLSSMRTPTEIIAITCNKKIMRQMNLLRSVNAVVLESRSQVERILTETKEILVKNFNFKKGEKFVFVSLTASSVSERNSNLFTIQEID, from the coding sequence ATGTTTAAAAAATCAAAGGCGAAGCTCATTTGGACCGTAACAAATAATGGTTGCGATAAAATTGGTGTTGAAAATATTGCGGCGACAATTACCCAAAATCGTTTAGATGCCGTAAGAATGTCCTATTCTTCAAATGCCTTACAGAATATTATTAAATTAAGACTTGAAATTTCAAAACAATTAGCTAGCGAAGATGTTCCTCATAGTGAAGGATATGTTCCTTTTTTATTAAGTTTTATTGGTCGCCGTTGTCTCTTATCGGTACCAAAAGGACAACTTGAGGTTGCTGATGGAAGTGAAATTGATGTTTCTTTTTTAGTAGATTTTAATTTTTGTGCGTCACTTCGCCCCGAAACGCCAACCACAAAAAATGTTGAAATTATGGTTTCAAGTGAAGATCAATTAAATCATTTAAAAGTGGGTTCCTTAATTAGTGTTTCTTATGGTGCCGTTGAATTAAAGATAATGAATCTACCTCAAACTTTAAAATCGGGAATGGTCGTGCGCTGTCTTGTTGAAAATGGCGGATTGTTATTATCAGGCGTGGATGTGCACTCTCCTGACATGTCACGTGATTTGTTTCCTTTGCTTCCCGAAGATGAAAAAACCTTACGTTCGGGTTTCTCTTCATTGGCTGATTATGTCATTGTTGACGGTATCAAGTCGGAACAAGAACTACTTAAAATTAAATCAGGAATTTTAGGTGAAAATGCGCCTTTTTCAGAAAGACATCCAAGTATTCCTATTAATAAAAAAATTCATGAAGTTGAGGCCGAATTGCCTCCTCGCTTTTTATTGAAAGTGGATTCCAAACGCTCGTTAGATCTTCTCGCTACTGTTATTAAACATGTTGATGGTGTATTTTTAAGTCGTTCGGAACTCGGTATCGATGAGCATCCCCATAATTTACCTATTATTCAAAAAGAATTGATTGCACGCTGTAATAGACTCTCCAAAACGGTCATTGTGGCTTCCGAATTGATGCACTCTATGAATATGAATGCTAATCCTACACGTGCGGAAGTTTCCGATATGGCCAACGCAGCTGCGGATGGCGCCGACGCTTTATTGCTTTCTCACGAAGTGACAGAAGGACCCAATGCGCCCTTAGTTGCCCAAGTTACTCTTGAAACTCTTTTAAGTTCAGAAGCTTGGTTTGACAAAAAATGGCATCCGTTTGAAATGGATCAAATTCCCTCAGATGATGATGCCGTAACTTATGGTGCCATTCGTATTGCGCAACAAGCAAATGTTCGCGCCATTGTCTGTTTTACAGAAGGGGGATATACTGCGATGAAGCTTTCTTCTATGCGCACCCCTACTGAAATTATTGCAATTACTTGTAATAAAAAAATCATGCGCCAAATGAATTTGCTGCGATCGGTCAATGCCGTTGTGTTAGAATCGCGCAGTCAAGTTGAAAGAATATTAACAGAGACAAAAGAAATTCTTGTGAAAAATTTTAACTTTAAAAAAGGTGAAAAATTTGTTTTTGTTTCGTTAACGGCATCAAGTGTTTCAGAAAGAAATTCAAATTTATTTACCATACAGGAAATTGATTGA
- a CDS encoding methyl-accepting chemotaxis protein, which produces MFSYLKNISIVNKISTKNKLWLLIILTLLFSSIYSLIIIYYENIMGMNFMISIVFIMFLTLIFIAINWFLISNFISQLNVTTEEIEKYCKDGDNSLNSIKDSLSQFISYSGNQLDILNDSSKLMQSISDMLFETTKNSEVCKEISDKVTRDVNEGNDIMQKMVEAVLTIEKTKEGLAEISNLINQISNDTSTIHTIVSTTELLSLNASIEAAKAGMTGRGFSVVAEEVGNLAKHSGSEANEIESIVEKSQKQIQVIIDANQSRVEVGKVASNAALAVFGAIKSEMFGISSRSENIRAATWEQKIGIDQMNQGNSEIRNILKKNITDTVNLIRIYNVNVKNFKNIKELGDILKEYWKGDK; this is translated from the coding sequence ATGTTTTCATACTTGAAAAATATTTCTATAGTAAATAAGATATCTACTAAAAATAAATTATGGTTATTAATTATTTTAACTCTTTTATTTTCTTCTATTTATTCTCTCATTATAATTTATTATGAAAATATAATGGGCATGAATTTTATGATTTCAATTGTTTTTATTATGTTTTTAACATTAATTTTTATAGCAATAAATTGGTTTTTAATTTCAAATTTTATTTCACAGTTAAATGTGACAACAGAAGAAATTGAAAAATACTGTAAAGATGGCGATAACTCTTTAAATTCAATTAAAGATAGTTTAAGTCAATTTATTTCATATTCAGGTAATCAATTAGATATTTTAAATGACAGTTCTAAATTAATGCAAAGTATTTCGGATATGCTGTTTGAGACAACAAAAAATTCGGAAGTTTGCAAGGAAATTTCAGATAAAGTCACTCGTGATGTTAATGAAGGTAATGATATTATGCAGAAAATGGTTGAAGCCGTTTTGACCATTGAAAAAACAAAAGAGGGTTTGGCTGAAATTTCTAATCTGATTAATCAAATTAGCAATGATACTTCAACAATTCATACAATTGTTTCTACAACGGAACTTCTTTCTTTAAATGCTTCTATTGAAGCGGCAAAGGCGGGAATGACAGGAAGAGGATTTTCCGTGGTTGCAGAAGAAGTGGGTAATTTGGCAAAACACAGTGGCAGTGAAGCAAATGAAATCGAATCAATTGTAGAAAAAAGTCAAAAACAAATTCAAGTTATTATTGATGCCAATCAGTCCCGAGTTGAAGTAGGTAAGGTAGCAAGTAATGCAGCACTTGCAGTATTTGGAGCTATAAAATCAGAAATGTTTGGCATTTCAAGTCGCTCCGAAAATATTCGCGCAGCCACTTGGGAACAAAAAATTGGAATAGATCAAATGAATCAAGGAAACTCTGAAATCAGAAATATTCTTAAAAAGAACATTACAGATACAGTTAATTTAATTAGAATATATAATGTAAATGTAAAAAACTTTAAAAATATAAAGGAACTAGGAGATATTCTGAAAGAGTATTGGAAAGGGGATAAATAA